In Dendropsophus ebraccatus isolate aDenEbr1 chromosome 14, aDenEbr1.pat, whole genome shotgun sequence, the following proteins share a genomic window:
- the LOC138772940 gene encoding lysozyme C II-like, whose protein sequence is MKIFIVLILAAIATGSWALDRCSVVRAVRSSGIAGYKGYTVEDYVCLAAYISKYDHTLNRSPTQYGAFQINSYWWCNDGRTLGRKNLCGISCSALLNTNLADDLRCVRRIVQDPNGLGAWPAWTQNCKGRDNSRFTARC, encoded by the exons ATGAAGATCTTCATTGTCCTCATACTGGCAGCCATTGCCACCGGCAGCTGGGCATTAGATCGATGCAGTGTAGTGCGAGCAGTAAGGAGCAGTGGTATTGCTGGCTATAAGGGCTATACCGTGGAGGACT atgtgtgtctggctgcgTACATTAGTAAGTATGATCACACTCTGAACAGAAGTCCTACTCAGTACGGTGCGTTTCAGATCAACAGTTACTGGTGGTGCAATGACGGTCGCACCCTTGGCCGCAAAAACCTATGTGGAATATCATGCTCAG CTTTACTGAATACCAACCTTGCTGATGACTTGAGGTGTGTTAGAAGAATTGTGCAGGATCCTAATGGACTTGGTGCCTG GCCGGCTTGGACACAGAATTGTAAGGGACGTGACAATAGTCGATTCACAGCCAGATGTTAA